The Cryptomeria japonica chromosome 6, Sugi_1.0, whole genome shotgun sequence genomic interval gaagtagtcttGATAACCACTATAATTGGAAAACATATCttgtcattcatcctcaactatctcatttgtagatatggtattccccattccatcatcacagacaccggatgtcctttcaagaatcaagatgtaagagagttatgtgaatgattcaaaatccaacatcgcttctccacaccatactacccataggggaatggtcaagcaaaggcatcaaacaaaataatcttgaaaatcctcaggaaaacaataaatgatgttggtaaggattggcatgtgcaactcaatctgacactttgggcctacaaaacaagcatccacacacctataggggctacaccatattcattggtgtatggttcaaaaGAAAttatacctcttgaggtagaaataccatctctccaattatctttgaagggcctcataccagatgaggaacaTCGAGTAAATAGGttgcaggaactagagcttcttgatgaaaaatgacaaaatgactatgaccatctcaaggcatatcagcaaTTAATGTGTAGaatctataatcacaaagtcatcccaagggatttCAAAGCTGGTGATCTCATCctaaaggaaaatcctagaaatcaacaagatcaagaaaagaaggggaagtttgaacctaattggatgggtccctttgtcatcatatcaacctacagATCAGGAGCATATCATTTGTCAAATTCAAAAGGgtatgtgctcgacgaaccaaccaacaacatgcatctgaagaagttctacacttgagttgtccaatgcatggatcaagcaaaaaaaaaaaaagaaaaaaaaattacaaaaaattaaaaaacaaatcaaaaagtacaataaaaacaagtggtgaaaacctggaaacatgcactatttgtgagaGAAAAAATCCACTATCTATCAATACTCATATCTTTGATTCATCTAGTCTCAGCTAATAGCCATCGCCAAACACTTATACACAcaacattatcccagacatacttagcatagtcactgtccttgattatctaaaaataattattcgtatcatatcccaccatggcttggtgatcaatgtatatccacatcaacaaatatCCATGACTGGGGGCAACATTCCTCTCACTTTGgcattcagacaacaaacaagaatCATGACATATTGGGGAACCATTGTCAAAactgctcatcaggctagaaaatgggatcattatccaactgcaactttaacacacacacaatggatgatttttttgaattattgttTTTTTACATTTagcatgaatttttgactatttgtatcttgatttttgaatcattagatctcctgagctactcaaggatgcactaagctagagaagcaatgaaggaatttgaaattttatttggtttctgtctgtgaggtgatcattcgTATGGTGtaaatttgtcttgagacatgattggaaacatatcattgaagacattttccactttgcacatgcaaatggttaactcttgtctattttatgtaAGCAACACTCAAGTTGTCTTGGTTTGATTATATCTCGATGTTTGTGCcaccttgcaatatcaaaaatccatgtaagttttatttaggtcattatggttaaattataccatgatgcttgtattaactttcaacatatcaaaagctaaatgatgacaaaaagagcacaaacaagtgacttaaCGAGAATGACAACAacataattaaagtgatcatttagtttcatatcattttaaacttgcatttagttgcatatcattttaacttgcattagtctctcacatcattatcatacatctcattttcaagatacatcttacatcattatcattatcatatatctcaCAAATCATAACATTCAGATAACATTACATCTCATATCAAATTAGTCAcaacaatacatcatcacattatcaccCATTCCATCATAAATCATGCATCCACATactaatcaaaataaaaaaatctagagcattattatctaagaatctaatcatcctcatagtatcatcgTATCAAAACATAATACTTCATAAATTaatcatcatcaataaacacatcaCAGATTGATTAGAGAAAATcagtaccatatatatatatatatatataactaaaaaatggtcgaaatgtaatgtttgtcaaaatacaacaaaattaataaaaaacaatagagataggtctctcaagtatgactatctcctgaggcagaTGGTTTGACAGTAAATGTCCCAAGACCTATATTTCCACTAGGTGGATCACGTCGGATAGGCCCCATAACACCTCTACTCTATGTCCTCGTATGATTATGATCAGATCGACTGGACGCCACTACAACATAGCTAGGAGCTGTGTGATCTcgagggaccacctcctcatataaacaCCTATAATACTCAACCTCTTTGGCTGAGTACTATATCTGTCTCAGTGTGTCCTGAACTGGGGCACCAACCGTGGCTCTCTCTAGCCTGTCAGTAAGGGCCTCTGCCAGATCCTAATGCTCTATCTCTGTATTCCGCTCTGTGATAACCAGCGTAATCTTTTGCTATTGCACTAACACCTGTACCTACAACTGCTGCACTGATACCTATTTCGCTTTGATCTGAGAATCCTTTCGATGGGTGGGCACCCTGATATGAATGGGTACCAGTGTTGTGGTCCCACCCACACCTATCCCTGTTCGAGGTGCCAGTGGAGGTAGAAAATCATATATCCTCCTCTGAGCAGGTCACCTATCATCCTCTTCCCACCCACCACAGCTAGCACCGCACCTACCCTACCACCCCCACCAACACCAAGAACaagacctcctcctcctcctccatcccctctaTCTCCACCTCTAGCTCCCCCTCTCTCGCTATCTCCTCCTCCACCCTCCATCTCCTCTGCCTCCTCCTccaacaccaccaccaccacctccatctcctccaccaccacctccacctccctctcctacctcctctccctcctcctcatctctcCGTCTGACTCTCCCTCACCTCCGTGGCTTCTCctactcctcatcatcaaaagtgggtaGCAACTCTGCTAGATTAGATATACGTGCCATTGCATGTGCCACAAAGTAGGCTAAAAATCCTTCGTCATTCCAGCATCTACAACCCCGACCTTGTAATCCCATATTTGTCCCGCCAAGGTCATGTACTCCTCAAAAAATGCTCTGCTATCTAGGGTAGGTCCCCACTCCGACACATCCTATTGCCGACGAGCATACAAACAGGTTCCCTGTGGCATCCCTCACTATCTACCATACTGCCGATGAATGGAGCTATGTAAGAAtcgctcaataataaagggcatccacccaatcaggtacctcgacatatatacatagggcatctctagacCATCCTCTTCCCACACCTCATAATCCATATACGATCTCCAAATGACCGTATATCATCCAGTGCCCTtcgccaatgctctagttttcccatcttatgctggacaactacacctgtatacccataaacataggccgaaccaactggcctatccctatctgcaagcaGTCTTGACACTGGTATATGCTCCTAGGCCCACAactgtaacaatgtcaccccaactgataaactagtatatcccagatatactacctggtgaagctctctatatatatgggccaacatacaagacccccatgcaaacctacatCCCTACATCACCATGTCCTTCAACACCAATCCCTATCCAATGGCTAGTCCCTTTGACCAATGACCAGGACACATAAACCCACCAATAAAACTTGCTAATACTGATGGCAACAGAGCGTAAcctaaatccaaaaactcttgccatgggatctcatagccactaaTCTCATAATCCTGAAAGATGCGACGAAGAGCCTCTATTCCACCCTCTTTGGTCTACTCATAAGGTAACAGAGCCCCAACCATGAGAATCTGTAGAATCCGATAACAGTCCtttggtgtcactgtcatctcaccagttgccaagtgaaaggtgttcgtatcactatgccacctctttgccaacattgtcaataaaccccagttaatgatataccgaggtaTGTCTAATAAATTGGACAACCCAAATCTCTCAATAACATCTCTGTCAGCTTGTGACAAATGGGGGATAAGTGTCCATGGCCTCAGAAATCACTCTCGAGACTGGAGCAAGCCAAGCTCTGCCTGCAAATCAACAAGTATCCATCATCAGTTTTCAATACCATCCAATctatcaacaatcaaagcaaatcaacttgaaacaatgaagcatATCAAGAACACATCAGAAACATATTCACATCAATAAGTGAATCAATCAGtgcatcaaatcaaatccatatcaaaaatcaaagatccatatcgaaatcagaatcaagatccatatcaaaatcagactcaaggacccatatcaaaaatcaattagGACTCATATAAAAAATCAGATTCATATCGAAAAAATtatccatatcgaaatcagactcaaggacccatatcgaaaatcagacccatatcaaaaatcagaaaagatccatatcgaaatcagaatcaagatccatattgaaaaatcaaaatcaagatccatattgaAATCggaatcaaagatccatatcgaaaatcaatcagGACTCAAATTGAAAATCagaatcaagatccatatcaaaaatcagaattagtatccatatcaaaaatcaatctagACTCATAttgaaaacaaaatcaaaatcacaatcaatatcgaaatcaagactcaaatcaacTCAACAAATCCATATCGAAAAGCAATTTATCTCAAAAGCAATAAGATCCATATCAAACCCAGACTTAGATCGTAATACAACAACATATAAGAAtcatacatcatcacaaaataggacTCACATTGGATCATGAACTATATCAAAGCAATCAATAGACCCATATCAATATCTATCTAATCTGTTCGACTCACAACACATTCTTCACAACGCTTTTTTACCCACTTTAGACCCTACACATTAAACTAGGGCCTCAAAATACTAAGCTACCACACATGTGCTAATATTTTCTATCAATGCTCTAAAACACACACTCAATGCCGCTAAACCTATCCTACGCGCTAACTGGCACACCATTTGTGCTACCCTGTTTACCCAACATGCTAAGTTATCCTATGCGCTACCTGGCCTACCCATTGCGCTTCTATGCAGACTCTATGCGCTAAATCATCCTATGCACTAACCTACCCTCCAATCGAACTACAATGTGGCCCTTAGATGTTAAACCTCCTAGGGTTTTTCTATGTGCCAACACTCTTATCGTATGCACTAGACAacctaccctacgcgctaaaccgaCAAAATCCgacccaaaataaataaaattaataaaaaatgaagataGATTTTGGCCACTTACTGATGGGCCATGGGCGGAAGGTCTCTAGTGTTGTTGACGCGCTCAAATTGTTGTGAGGAGTATGGAATCGACATCGTcgtcagagctccaaatgtcacaatcacaaagagacaagtgtgcaaatgatttttcaaagtcactttttaccttttaatagggtaaaatcaaAACGATTAATAAG includes:
- the LOC131876617 gene encoding uncharacterized protein LOC131876617 → MEVVVVVLEEEAEEMEGGGGDSERGGARGGDRGDGGGGGGLVLGVGGGGRVGAVLAVGAHPSKGFSDQSEIGISAAVVGTGVSAIAKDYAGYHRAEYRDRALGSGRGPY